A genomic region of Xanthocytophaga agilis contains the following coding sequences:
- a CDS encoding tetratricopeptide repeat protein gives MRYLLLLCLLSLTYPSQAQRTRYVPKSLDSLEWFLHTQPKDSLYILSIKNCGFQYMIRGEYNRADSLINILYKLKQEQSAQKAFIDYCLFFLKGTMAYHKSDKAATLAYYLKAEKVIEQNPTKFDPMFKIAAPGNIAAAYRRLDKLDMSMKYSLKAIKLQEKYHQESASEYQSIGNILSSYRQYDRALPYYQRALKIGQRDKDVKSMAITENLIGNLYDNINQADTAIVYYRRGLLHAEQCDYALLQTDLLVNLGRMLINNKNYTQAEIYLKRGEKLSRELEAPIALRINLHNQAECTGKCRSLI, from the coding sequence GTGAGATATCTCTTACTTCTTTGCCTTCTTAGTTTAACTTATCCTTCTCAAGCCCAGCGTACCCGTTATGTTCCAAAGTCTCTGGATTCGTTAGAGTGGTTTCTGCATACCCAACCCAAGGATTCACTATATATACTCTCAATAAAAAATTGCGGCTTTCAATATATGATCCGGGGAGAATATAACCGGGCAGACTCGTTAATCAATATATTATACAAGCTAAAACAAGAACAGTCAGCCCAAAAAGCATTTATTGACTATTGCCTGTTTTTTCTCAAAGGGACAATGGCCTATCATAAAAGTGATAAGGCTGCGACTCTGGCGTATTACCTGAAAGCGGAAAAGGTAATTGAACAAAATCCGACAAAGTTTGACCCCATGTTTAAAATAGCTGCTCCAGGCAATATTGCCGCTGCGTATAGACGGCTCGATAAACTGGATATGTCTATGAAATATAGCCTGAAGGCGATTAAACTTCAGGAAAAATACCATCAGGAAAGTGCAAGTGAATACCAGAGTATAGGCAATATCCTCTCATCCTATCGGCAATATGACCGGGCATTGCCCTACTACCAGCGTGCCTTAAAAATTGGCCAACGAGACAAAGATGTAAAAAGCATGGCAATTACAGAAAATCTGATAGGCAATCTGTATGATAACATCAATCAGGCAGATACTGCGATTGTTTACTACCGACGCGGATTACTCCATGCAGAACAATGTGACTATGCTTTGCTGCAAACCGATTTGTTAGTCAATCTGGGTCGTATGTTGATCAACAACAAAAACTATACACAGGCAGAAATCTATCTGAAACGGGGAGAAAAGCTATCTCGTGAACTGGAAGCTCCGATAGCTTTGCGGATAAACCTGCATAATCAGGCGGAATGTACCGGGAAATGCAGAAGTTTGATTTAG
- a CDS encoding sensor histidine kinase, with translation MQKFDLAEKYYLEGLAMAQKSNDFDELYKSNQALAELYSNMGKFEKSVQFMEEAAKAKDSTFHLQLAETSQQLLAQYESEKRQQEIALLNEKNRSQSLELAVQRRNVFLLIAGLLLTGIAVIVGYRRYRLHKRLEMERIRNRIAADFHDELGANLSSIALYSDLLLNNHNAEKERTLPILTNISQQAHTSISSINDLIWTIKPDNAALGHTLVRMKEFAYPLLESRNIVFVFGADHALANLQLDMNIRKFLYLIFKEAINNIAKYAQATSVTVQLRESKGWIHMEIADDGIGFDQVKVKRGNGLNNMQTRAHELGGKLTIDSQVGQGTKITLSFKISA, from the coding sequence ATGCAGAAGTTTGATTTAGCCGAAAAGTATTATCTGGAAGGTTTGGCGATGGCTCAGAAAAGCAATGACTTTGATGAATTGTATAAATCCAATCAGGCTCTGGCTGAGTTGTATAGCAATATGGGAAAGTTTGAGAAGTCTGTCCAGTTTATGGAAGAGGCGGCAAAAGCCAAAGACTCTACCTTTCACTTACAACTGGCTGAAACAAGCCAGCAGCTACTGGCTCAGTATGAATCCGAAAAACGCCAGCAGGAAATTGCTTTACTTAACGAGAAAAATCGTTCACAATCGCTGGAACTGGCTGTACAGCGTCGCAATGTATTTCTGCTGATTGCCGGTTTGTTGTTGACTGGTATAGCAGTCATAGTAGGCTATCGAAGATACAGACTCCATAAACGACTGGAAATGGAACGGATTCGGAATCGTATTGCGGCTGACTTTCATGACGAGTTGGGTGCCAATCTAAGTAGCATTGCTTTGTATTCAGACTTGTTACTCAACAACCATAATGCAGAAAAAGAACGAACCTTGCCTATTCTGACAAACATTAGCCAACAGGCTCATACTAGCATTTCTTCCATTAATGATCTGATCTGGACTATCAAACCTGACAATGCTGCCCTCGGACATACACTTGTGAGAATGAAAGAGTTTGCCTACCCGCTTCTGGAATCACGCAACATTGTTTTTGTATTTGGGGCTGATCATGCATTAGCAAATCTGCAACTGGATATGAACATTCGTAAGTTCTTATACCTGATCTTTAAGGAAGCGATCAATAACATCGCCAAATATGCACAGGCTACCTCAGTAACGGTTCAGTTGCGTGAAAGCAAAGGTTGGATTCATATGGAGATTGCCGATGATGGAATAGGCTTTGACCAAGTCAAAGTTAAAAGAGGCAATGGGTTAAATAACATGCAAACCAGAGCCCATGAACTGGGTGGAAAGCTTACCATCGATTCGCAGGTAGGTCAGGGAACGAAAATTACACTCAGCTTCAAAATATCTGCCTGA